In one window of Frigoriglobus tundricola DNA:
- a CDS encoding polyketide synthase dehydratase domain-containing protein — translation MPSTLTEPPPRSAPPAIGWDTELFVLRGDDRAMLGASARALAAAVEEQPGAGLADLAALLGAEMKPGGARLAVVAGSRTDLVARLSRAADRLADPKCKQIRDANGIYYFDSPLTQQGTVALLFPGEGAQYLNMLADLCGVFPEVEETFAWCDRLAEEAGRPESSLRRVLHLPPDATAGDRAAAEAELRGLGPSIFGVLLADQAIFRVIQNLQVPVSAMAGHSAGELGALLASGAMRSQDQHGSRLPEIMEIMQRQESTAGGPDVALLAVGAGRVAVEEAATAVAGGAVVVAMDNCPHQCVAVGPTHLVAAVESALTEKGVISERLPFKRPYHTPLFEPYMGALRELFVDVPFVPPTAPVYSCSTGALFPTDPDAVRQLAVNHWVSPVEFTRMIETMHADGVRVFVECGPRGNLSAFVEDILRGKPFAAVPANLPRKSGPTQINHMVAQLVAHGVDLNLGHLYEGRRPAPPAPLPSHGTVSGASRGPEEGRGEKDRRNTVAFAESEEASRAVTPFPLGRGAGGVGPSAVVHAYLDVMEQFLDTQRAVMTAFLSGHPAPEALPSELFAALDFALPGSDQADAAPVAQLPEADKPLCLLGAIVRHEPGREIVFRRVMDEHEDLYVDDHTLGGRGVSRVEPSQNGLPVLPMTFSLEAMAQAAQLLAPGKVVVAIRNVRMLRWLPFDPEPTTLEVRAAVTLADPETGVVEVKADVRDLGNIFVRDGANKAACDAIVVLADQFPEPPDPLPFALTAEQPCRSTVEDLRRNMFHGPLFQMIRSLGRTGREGIEGTLEVQGRDRWFRSDPDPRVAIDPVLVDAAMHILGAWHLEQPDWSGRILLPIGVNRIDFFGPIPPVGALLKLRGHNEEETARQVRHGVELFAPDGRLWFRMTGASYWRFYLPFGDVNFFGPKDQYYLSTRCPAAEPTTAARSPRCYFLDPPADLQQPVLRASGVRVTMTPREISEFNAWTGTDSARSNWFFGRLVAKDTVRAAWGDRYGSGIFPADIETHEVDGRIVCTPRGEPGPEPFPSVAVAISEGKVAAFAAYAERVGCALQAIPKNAAVDAERAVRAQVACAAVADALRVPVESCTMEALDAGSGAAVVSTNGQRFRVQTGRQKDAVVATTMCEGA, via the coding sequence ATGCCTTCCACCCTGACCGAACCGCCGCCGCGTTCCGCCCCACCCGCAATCGGATGGGACACGGAGCTGTTCGTCCTCCGCGGCGACGATCGCGCGATGCTCGGTGCGAGCGCCCGAGCGCTCGCGGCGGCCGTCGAGGAGCAACCCGGAGCCGGGCTCGCGGACCTGGCCGCCCTGCTCGGGGCGGAGATGAAACCCGGCGGGGCGCGGCTCGCGGTGGTCGCGGGGTCGCGGACCGACCTCGTCGCCCGACTCAGCCGCGCCGCCGACCGGCTCGCTGACCCCAAGTGCAAGCAGATCCGTGACGCGAACGGCATCTACTACTTCGACTCGCCGCTGACACAGCAAGGCACGGTCGCCCTCCTCTTTCCCGGCGAGGGCGCGCAGTACCTGAACATGCTCGCGGACCTGTGCGGCGTGTTCCCGGAGGTGGAGGAGACCTTCGCGTGGTGCGACCGGTTGGCGGAAGAGGCCGGGCGGCCCGAATCGTCGCTGCGCCGGGTGCTGCACCTCCCGCCGGACGCGACCGCCGGGGACCGGGCCGCCGCCGAGGCGGAACTCCGCGGCCTGGGGCCGTCCATCTTCGGCGTGCTGCTCGCGGACCAGGCGATCTTCCGCGTGATCCAGAACCTCCAAGTGCCCGTGTCCGCGATGGCCGGACACAGCGCCGGCGAACTCGGCGCGCTCCTGGCGAGCGGGGCGATGCGGTCGCAGGACCAGCACGGCTCGCGGCTGCCGGAAATCATGGAGATCATGCAGCGGCAGGAAAGTACGGCGGGCGGGCCGGACGTGGCCCTGCTCGCCGTCGGGGCCGGGCGCGTGGCGGTCGAGGAGGCCGCCACCGCGGTGGCCGGCGGCGCCGTCGTGGTGGCGATGGACAACTGCCCGCACCAGTGCGTCGCGGTCGGACCGACGCACCTCGTCGCGGCGGTCGAAAGCGCGCTCACCGAGAAGGGCGTCATTTCCGAGCGCCTGCCGTTCAAGCGGCCCTACCACACGCCGCTGTTCGAGCCGTACATGGGCGCGCTGCGCGAGCTGTTCGTTGACGTGCCCTTCGTTCCCCCGACCGCGCCGGTTTACAGTTGCTCCACGGGCGCCCTCTTCCCGACGGACCCGGACGCCGTGCGGCAACTCGCGGTGAACCACTGGGTCTCGCCGGTCGAGTTCACGCGGATGATCGAGACGATGCACGCGGACGGCGTGCGGGTGTTCGTGGAGTGCGGCCCGCGCGGCAACCTGTCGGCGTTCGTGGAAGACATTCTCCGCGGCAAACCGTTCGCCGCGGTGCCCGCCAACCTGCCGCGCAAGAGCGGCCCGACGCAGATCAACCACATGGTCGCACAACTGGTCGCGCACGGCGTGGATCTGAACCTCGGGCACCTGTACGAAGGCAGGAGACCGGCGCCCCCGGCCCCCCTCCCTTCCCACGGCACTGTCAGCGGAGCTTCGCGCGGGCCGGAGGAAGGGAGGGGGGAGAAAGACCGTCGGAACACCGTCGCCTTCGCGGAATCGGAGGAAGCGTCACGCGCCGTCACCCCCTTCCCTTTAGGGAGGGGGGCCGGGGGGGTAGGTCCTTCTGCCGTTGTCCACGCCTACCTCGACGTGATGGAGCAGTTCCTCGACACCCAGCGCGCGGTCATGACCGCGTTTCTGAGTGGTCACCCCGCACCGGAGGCCCTGCCGTCGGAGCTGTTCGCGGCGCTCGATTTTGCGCTGCCCGGTTCCGATCAGGCGGACGCAGCTCCGGTGGCGCAGCTACCGGAAGCCGACAAGCCCCTCTGCCTCCTCGGGGCGATCGTCCGTCACGAGCCGGGCCGTGAAATCGTCTTCCGCCGCGTAATGGACGAACACGAAGACCTGTACGTGGACGACCACACGCTCGGCGGCCGGGGGGTGAGCCGCGTCGAACCGAGCCAGAACGGGTTGCCCGTCCTCCCGATGACCTTCAGCCTCGAAGCAATGGCGCAGGCCGCACAGCTCCTCGCGCCGGGCAAGGTCGTGGTGGCGATCCGCAACGTCCGCATGCTGCGGTGGCTCCCGTTCGATCCGGAACCGACCACACTGGAAGTCCGGGCCGCCGTCACCCTGGCCGACCCGGAAACCGGCGTGGTGGAGGTGAAGGCGGACGTCCGCGACCTGGGCAACATCTTCGTGCGCGACGGCGCGAACAAGGCCGCGTGCGATGCGATCGTCGTCCTCGCCGATCAGTTCCCGGAGCCGCCGGACCCGCTCCCGTTCGCGCTCACGGCCGAGCAGCCGTGCCGCTCGACCGTCGAAGACCTCCGGCGGAACATGTTCCACGGGCCGCTGTTCCAGATGATCCGCTCGCTCGGGCGCACCGGGCGCGAGGGGATCGAGGGCACGCTCGAAGTACAGGGGCGCGACCGCTGGTTCCGGTCCGATCCCGACCCGCGCGTCGCGATCGACCCCGTCCTCGTGGACGCGGCCATGCACATCCTCGGCGCGTGGCACCTGGAGCAACCGGACTGGTCCGGCCGCATCCTCCTACCGATCGGGGTGAACCGGATCGATTTCTTCGGCCCGATTCCGCCGGTCGGCGCGCTCCTCAAGCTGCGCGGCCACAACGAAGAAGAAACCGCCCGGCAGGTCCGACACGGCGTGGAACTGTTCGCGCCGGACGGCCGGCTGTGGTTCCGGATGACCGGTGCGAGCTACTGGCGCTTCTACCTGCCGTTCGGCGACGTGAACTTCTTCGGGCCGAAGGACCAATATTACCTCAGCACCCGCTGCCCGGCCGCCGAGCCGACGACAGCAGCCCGTTCGCCCCGCTGCTATTTCCTCGACCCGCCGGCGGACCTACAGCAGCCGGTGCTGCGGGCCTCCGGTGTGCGGGTCACCATGACGCCCCGAGAGATCTCGGAATTCAACGCCTGGACGGGCACCGATTCCGCGCGCTCGAACTGGTTCTTCGGCCGCCTGGTGGCGAAGGACACGGTGCGGGCCGCCTGGGGCGACCGGTACGGCAGCGGGATCTTCCCGGCCGACATCGAGACGCACGAGGTGGACGGCCGAATCGTCTGCACGCCGCGTGGCGAGCCCGGCCCCGAGCCGTTCCCATCGGTGGCTGTCGCGATCTCCGAAGGCAAGGTGGCCGCGTTCGCGGCGTATGCGGAGCGCGTGGGCTGTGCGCTCCAGGCGATCCCGAAGAACGCCGCTGTGGACGCCGAACGCGCAGTACGGGCGCAGGTCGCGTGCGCGGCTGTGGCCGATGCGCTCCGCGTGCCGGTGGAAAGCTGTACGATGGAAGCGCTGGACGCCGGCAGCGGGGCCGCGGTGGTGAGCACGAACGGCCAGCGGTTCCGCGTGCAAACCGGCCGACAGAAGGACGCCGTCGTCGCCACAACGATGTGCGAGGGTGCGTGA
- a CDS encoding acyl carrier protein gives MRTANDLMAELSLVVHRTFPDRDFSDPVDLQTRVFADLGLASIELVVLAEHLDAHFGRRLPFGTFLKGLRDRGAADLTLAELVAFLQHHVG, from the coding sequence ATGCGAACCGCGAACGATCTCATGGCGGAACTCTCGCTGGTGGTCCACCGGACGTTCCCCGACCGCGATTTTTCGGACCCCGTTGATCTGCAAACGCGGGTGTTCGCCGATCTCGGGCTCGCGTCGATCGAACTCGTCGTCCTGGCCGAGCACCTCGACGCCCACTTCGGCCGTCGGTTACCGTTCGGCACCTTCCTCAAGGGATTGCGCGACCGCGGCGCCGCCGACTTGACCCTCGCCGAATTGGTAGCATTTTTGCAGCACCACGTGGGGTGA
- a CDS encoding alpha/beta fold hydrolase codes for MPEVEVNGTRLYYQQTGAGPDVVLLHAVTSNQAVWVFSGLVEALAPDFRVTTYDMRGHGASGRPATGYTSAVMADDFRHLHAALGLAPAVLIGHSFGGVVGMHTAALWPACVAGVVLSDSFFPGLKHVEPNFGKMSIWGDLRDTFKKVGVELGETVDFARLFRETASLTADRMKALEDIYGAFGRGWLRQLPKLAETTCGADVLSEAGLTADVLAGTDRPVVALYDEFSPFLATCRWLQHHLPRCTAEIIPAAKHLAMLDNTAGFTDAVKRHLNRLVDQT; via the coding sequence ATGCCCGAAGTCGAGGTCAACGGTACGCGGCTCTACTACCAGCAGACCGGCGCGGGGCCGGACGTGGTGCTGCTCCACGCGGTCACGAGCAACCAGGCCGTGTGGGTGTTCAGCGGGCTGGTGGAGGCCCTCGCGCCCGACTTCCGCGTCACCACCTACGACATGCGCGGGCACGGCGCCAGCGGCCGCCCCGCCACCGGCTACACGTCCGCGGTGATGGCCGACGACTTTCGGCACCTGCACGCCGCGCTCGGCCTCGCACCGGCGGTCCTCATCGGCCACAGCTTCGGCGGCGTGGTGGGCATGCACACCGCCGCTCTTTGGCCCGCGTGTGTCGCCGGGGTGGTGCTGTCGGACTCGTTCTTCCCCGGCCTGAAGCACGTGGAACCGAATTTTGGCAAAATGAGCATATGGGGGGATCTGCGGGACACGTTCAAAAAAGTGGGCGTAGAACTGGGCGAAACCGTGGACTTCGCACGCCTGTTTCGCGAAACTGCCTCTCTGACCGCCGACCGGATGAAGGCCCTGGAGGACATCTACGGGGCGTTCGGCCGCGGGTGGCTGCGGCAGTTGCCGAAGCTCGCGGAAACGACCTGTGGCGCGGACGTGCTGAGCGAGGCCGGGCTGACCGCCGACGTGCTGGCCGGAACCGACCGGCCGGTGGTCGCACTGTATGACGAATTTTCGCCCTTCCTCGCGACGTGCCGGTGGCTACAACACCACCTCCCCCGCTGCACCGCCGAGATCATCCCGGCCGCGAAACACCTGGCGATGCTCGACAACACCGCCGGCTTCACCGACGCCGTTAAGCGGCACCTGAACCGTCTGGTCGACCAGACCTGA
- a CDS encoding ABC transporter permease, translating into MHFLAFILKNLTRRPIRTVLTVLGLAVAVGSMIALLGISDKVERAVAAAFDTRNVDLIAMQKDKPMGLDSDFSEYFVTETRKIPEVARVSEGVVSNANAVGREGIQFLVQGWRPDNFGFEDMDVLAGRLLRAGDEHKVVLGHTLAANLDKQVGDTVYFVADPQVPYEVIGVIKSPVIFENGGAIVPMKDGQALTGKRVTGFSVKVKQSEPGAPPALETVQEKIAALRDPDDKTAKLEAKTPENYMQSVSQLKLLRAVSWLVSVIAFVIGVITMLNTMAMSVMERTQELGILRAVGWPSVRVMQMVLGEAVFLALAAAAAGTGAAAAGLYALTRSPRVNGFVEPGLSLWVVLVGTVITVFIGVVGGAYPAFRAARLLPTEALRHD; encoded by the coding sequence ATGCACTTCCTCGCGTTCATCCTGAAGAACCTCACGCGGCGGCCGATCCGCACCGTGCTGACCGTCCTCGGCCTGGCCGTGGCGGTCGGCAGCATGATCGCGCTGCTCGGCATCAGCGACAAGGTCGAAAGGGCCGTGGCGGCGGCGTTCGACACCCGGAACGTCGATCTGATCGCGATGCAGAAGGACAAGCCGATGGGACTCGACAGCGACTTCAGCGAGTACTTCGTCACCGAGACCCGCAAGATCCCGGAAGTCGCCCGGGTCTCGGAGGGCGTCGTCAGCAACGCGAACGCGGTGGGCCGCGAGGGCATCCAGTTCCTCGTCCAGGGGTGGCGGCCCGACAACTTCGGGTTCGAGGACATGGACGTGCTCGCGGGCCGCCTGCTCCGCGCCGGCGACGAGCACAAGGTCGTCCTCGGTCACACGCTCGCGGCCAATCTGGACAAGCAGGTGGGCGACACGGTGTACTTCGTGGCCGACCCCCAGGTGCCCTACGAGGTGATCGGCGTCATCAAGAGCCCGGTCATCTTCGAGAACGGCGGGGCGATCGTGCCCATGAAGGACGGGCAGGCGCTGACCGGCAAGCGGGTGACCGGGTTCTCGGTCAAGGTGAAGCAGTCGGAGCCCGGCGCCCCGCCGGCGCTCGAGACCGTGCAGGAGAAGATCGCGGCGCTCCGCGACCCCGACGACAAGACCGCCAAGCTCGAAGCCAAAACGCCCGAGAACTACATGCAATCGGTGTCCCAGCTCAAGCTGCTGCGGGCCGTCTCGTGGCTCGTGTCGGTGATCGCGTTCGTGATCGGCGTGATCACCATGCTGAACACGATGGCCATGTCGGTGATGGAGCGGACCCAGGAGCTCGGCATCCTCCGGGCGGTCGGCTGGCCCAGCGTCCGGGTGATGCAAATGGTCCTGGGCGAGGCGGTGTTCCTGGCGCTGGCGGCGGCGGCCGCGGGCACCGGCGCGGCCGCCGCCGGGCTGTACGCCCTGACCCGCTCGCCCCGGGTGAACGGGTTCGTCGAACCGGGGCTGTCGCTCTGGGTGGTCCTGGTCGGAACGGTGATCACCGTGTTCATCGGCGTGGTCGGCGGCGCGTACCCCGCGTTCCGCGCCGCGCGGCTGCTGCCCACAGAGGCCCTCCGCCATGACTGA
- a CDS encoding ABC transporter ATP-binding protein gives MTDGPSHLLFADRVAKTYPDGDVHALNGVTLGVRAGQSVAITGPSGCGKSTLLNLLGMLDRPDSGQVLFRGRAVTTRREIDRFRARHIGFVFQSFFLLPTLTARENVQVPMFEGPPRTGRERAQKADELLELVGMAGRARHRPLQLSVGERQRVALARALANDPVLLLADEPTGNLDSDNADKVLDLLSALQKKHNLALIVVTHSQEVADRADRVVKMRDGRIVSDSGSDLVPAPDPAATG, from the coding sequence ATGACTGACGGCCCCTCCCACCTGCTGTTCGCCGACCGCGTGGCCAAGACCTACCCCGACGGCGACGTGCACGCCCTCAACGGCGTCACCCTCGGGGTGCGCGCGGGGCAGTCGGTGGCCATCACCGGGCCGTCGGGGTGCGGCAAGTCCACCCTGCTGAACCTGCTCGGGATGCTCGACCGGCCGGACAGCGGCCAGGTGCTCTTCCGCGGCCGGGCCGTTACCACGCGGCGCGAGATCGACCGGTTCCGCGCCCGGCACATCGGGTTCGTGTTCCAGTCGTTCTTCCTGCTGCCGACGCTGACGGCGCGCGAGAACGTGCAGGTGCCGATGTTCGAGGGGCCGCCGCGGACCGGCCGCGAGCGCGCCCAGAAGGCGGACGAGCTGCTCGAGCTGGTCGGCATGGCGGGCCGCGCCCGGCACCGGCCGCTGCAACTGTCCGTCGGCGAGCGCCAGCGCGTGGCCCTCGCCCGCGCGCTGGCCAACGACCCGGTCCTGCTCCTCGCCGACGAGCCGACCGGGAACCTGGACTCGGACAACGCCGACAAAGTGCTCGACCTGCTCAGCGCCCTCCAGAAGAAGCACAACCTGGCGCTGATCGTCGTGACGCACAGCCAGGAGGTGGCCGACCGGGCCGATCGCGTCGTCAAGATGCGCGACGGGCGGATCGTCTCCGACTCGGGGTCCGACCTCGTTCCGGCCCCGGACCCCGCGGCCACCGGTTGA
- a CDS encoding SEL1-like repeat protein: MNYRIVAAPALLVTLTVCAWQGKNLITRSEPTDASAPELTTPPGDDGVAADYSEVERLWREYRGSKDFIKENSEKRIAAWKTAAEEGSAKGMVLYARCLQDGAGVTKDAVDAAGWLRKAAELSNPNAMFLLAKCYCDGEGVAKDAAATVSWLRKAAELGNTGAMVDLGKCYLDGTGVPRDVRQLVKCSRQAAERGDPMGLHDLGACYINGVGVAKDAAKAVPLFRQAAERGLALGMHALGACYFYGVGVPKDVAEAVKWFRKGAELGNAQAMAELGACYFEGDCVPKDVAEAVKWYRKGAELGSAQAMNNLGLCHRDGTGVAKDLGEAAKWYRKAAEFGYPEAVNNLGWCYLTGDGVAKDAVEGVKWFRKAVELGDTRAMKNLGGCYFNGWGVERSAAEAVNWYLKAAELGDTDAQFVLQQIREANVTDPRSGPAGTVGPQSTATSFCPSPTTKLRP; the protein is encoded by the coding sequence ATGAACTACCGCATCGTCGCGGCACCCGCCCTTCTCGTCACGCTCACGGTTTGCGCGTGGCAAGGGAAGAACCTGATCACCCGTTCGGAACCGACAGACGCGAGTGCGCCCGAGCTAACAACGCCCCCGGGTGACGACGGGGTCGCGGCTGACTACAGCGAGGTGGAGCGCCTCTGGCGCGAATACCGGGGTTCGAAAGATTTCATCAAGGAGAACAGTGAGAAGCGCATCGCGGCGTGGAAGACCGCGGCCGAAGAGGGCTCCGCCAAGGGCATGGTCCTCTACGCCCGGTGCCTGCAAGACGGCGCGGGCGTAACCAAGGACGCGGTCGATGCAGCGGGCTGGCTCCGTAAAGCCGCCGAGCTTTCCAACCCGAACGCGATGTTCCTCCTCGCGAAATGTTACTGCGACGGTGAAGGGGTGGCCAAGGACGCAGCCGCGACGGTGAGCTGGCTCCGCAAGGCGGCCGAGTTGGGGAACACGGGCGCCATGGTCGATTTGGGGAAGTGCTACCTCGACGGGACGGGCGTACCGCGGGACGTGAGACAATTGGTGAAGTGTTCGCGCCAAGCCGCCGAGCGGGGCGATCCGATGGGGCTGCACGATCTCGGGGCGTGCTACATCAACGGCGTCGGTGTGGCGAAGGACGCGGCCAAGGCGGTTCCCTTGTTCCGTCAGGCCGCCGAGCGCGGACTCGCCCTGGGAATGCACGCTCTGGGAGCGTGCTACTTCTACGGCGTGGGTGTACCGAAGGACGTGGCCGAGGCGGTGAAGTGGTTCCGCAAGGGCGCCGAACTCGGCAACGCGCAAGCGATGGCCGAACTGGGGGCGTGCTACTTCGAAGGGGACTGTGTGCCGAAGGATGTGGCCGAGGCGGTGAAGTGGTACCGCAAGGGCGCCGAACTCGGAAGCGCGCAAGCGATGAACAATCTGGGCCTGTGTCACCGCGATGGAACGGGCGTGGCGAAAGACCTCGGTGAAGCCGCGAAGTGGTACCGCAAGGCCGCCGAGTTCGGATACCCCGAAGCGGTGAACAATTTGGGTTGGTGTTACCTCACCGGCGATGGCGTGGCGAAAGACGCGGTGGAAGGGGTGAAGTGGTTCCGCAAAGCGGTCGAACTCGGTGACACAAGGGCGATGAAGAATTTGGGCGGCTGCTACTTCAACGGCTGGGGCGTGGAGCGGAGCGCGGCCGAGGCCGTGAACTGGTACCTCAAGGCCGCGGAGCTGGGGGACACTGACGCTCAGTTCGTATTACAGCAAATTCGCGAAGCCAACGTCACCGATCCCCGGTCGGGTCCGGCCGGGACCGTCGGCCCTCAGTCCACCGCCACTTCATTCTGTCCCAGCCCGACGACCAAACTCCGGCCGTAA
- a CDS encoding PAS domain-containing protein yields MTPTLHLRPPQTPPLTPPPSRVLRLAAAQFALLPQAAEAMALGMIVTDATRPENPIVYCNPGFERLTGYTSEETLGRNCRFLQGPDTDPNELARLRLAVREKCACSVVLRNYRKDRTSFWNALSVTPLADADGVVTHFVGVLHDITPMKELEAQFLQAQKMEVVGRLTGGVAHDFNNLLTVINGFTEAALDTLAADHPAAAMLAEVAAAGERAAGLTRQLLAFSRKGTGRRTRADLSATTSGCEGMIRRLIGAGVALVVRVGTSMGSVAVDPGRVEQIVMNLAINARDAMPAGGTLTISTLSADVPNGAPHHADVPPGRYAVLRVTDTGHGMDAATRARIFEPFFTTKPAGRGTGLGLSTVVEIVRGAGGHVRVESEPGRGTAFTVYLPQAIAAPTDPVPDSSGEYRMRGWEVVLVVDDDAPVRAVMCLALRARGYTVLEAADATEALVLARTHDGPIHLAISDVLVPTASGAALAGELRAARPGLRVLLVSGYSGETEIDEGPDAAFLAKPFTPAALATKVRAVLDRT; encoded by the coding sequence GTGACCCCTACGCTTCACCTTCGGCCGCCGCAAACCCCGCCGCTCACGCCCCCGCCCTCGCGCGTGTTGCGACTGGCCGCGGCGCAGTTCGCGCTGCTGCCGCAAGCGGCGGAAGCGATGGCCCTCGGGATGATCGTCACCGACGCCACGCGCCCGGAAAACCCGATCGTCTACTGCAACCCCGGTTTCGAGCGGCTCACCGGGTACACGTCCGAGGAGACCCTCGGCCGCAACTGCCGGTTCCTCCAGGGGCCGGACACCGACCCGAACGAACTCGCCCGGCTCCGCCTGGCCGTGCGCGAGAAGTGCGCCTGTTCGGTGGTGCTGCGGAACTACCGGAAGGACCGCACGTCGTTCTGGAACGCCCTGAGCGTCACGCCGCTCGCAGACGCGGACGGGGTGGTGACGCACTTCGTTGGTGTGCTGCACGACATCACCCCCATGAAGGAACTCGAGGCGCAGTTCCTCCAGGCGCAGAAGATGGAGGTGGTCGGCCGGCTGACCGGGGGCGTGGCGCACGACTTCAACAACCTGTTGACCGTCATCAACGGGTTCACCGAAGCGGCGCTCGACACCCTCGCCGCGGACCACCCGGCGGCGGCCATGCTGGCGGAGGTCGCGGCCGCCGGCGAGCGCGCCGCCGGACTGACGCGCCAGTTGCTGGCGTTCAGCCGAAAGGGGACCGGGCGGCGCACCCGCGCGGACCTGAGCGCCACGACGAGCGGGTGCGAGGGGATGATCCGCCGGCTGATCGGGGCCGGGGTCGCGCTGGTGGTCCGGGTCGGCACCTCAATGGGATCGGTCGCGGTGGATCCCGGCCGCGTCGAACAGATCGTGATGAACCTCGCGATCAACGCCCGCGACGCGATGCCCGCCGGCGGCACGCTCACCATATCCACGCTGTCCGCGGACGTGCCGAACGGCGCGCCCCATCACGCCGACGTACCGCCGGGCCGCTACGCGGTGCTGCGCGTCACCGACACCGGGCACGGAATGGACGCGGCCACCCGCGCCCGCATCTTCGAACCGTTCTTCACCACGAAACCGGCCGGCCGGGGCACGGGACTGGGGCTCTCGACCGTTGTCGAAATCGTGCGCGGCGCGGGGGGGCACGTCCGGGTCGAGTCCGAACCGGGGCGCGGGACCGCGTTCACCGTGTACCTGCCCCAGGCGATCGCCGCCCCGACGGACCCGGTGCCCGACAGTTCCGGCGAATACCGGATGCGCGGCTGGGAGGTCGTGCTGGTCGTGGACGACGACGCCCCGGTACGGGCGGTGATGTGCCTCGCCCTCCGCGCCCGCGGGTACACGGTGCTGGAGGCCGCCGACGCGACCGAGGCGCTGGTGCTGGCCCGCACGCACGACGGGCCGATTCACCTCGCGATCAGCGACGTCCTCGTGCCGACCGCGTCCGGAGCGGCGCTCGCCGGCGAACTCCGGGCGGCGCGGCCCGGTCTGCGGGTGCTACTGGTGTCGGGGTACAGCGGCGAAACGGAGATCGACGAGGGACCGGACGCGGCGTTCCTGGCGAAACCGTTCACGCCCGCGGCCCTCGCCACCAAGGTCCGCGCGGTTCTCGACCGGACCTGA
- a CDS encoding tetratricopeptide repeat protein — protein MKSDPRPAYQRGLMYATAKKPERAEAEFTKAIALDPNHADAYRFRALARYRLAVLKSWRKDGEKDRAAALAGAESDLAAALERGAPVLAVRLLRAHVRDARGDRAGAGADRAATKDAVLKTEADYLVRGWGRLDTDPNGALADFRKAAELNPRSLVALQNQAHVLADKLKDTEGALVVATKVADLYPEFAPARSGRAVILARLGRRGDAHEEIERARQLSEDAETTYVAASVYSITSVTHAADQTKALDLLRQAIRDGYGDLATMAHDADMNPLRAVQEYQNIMQAAKSLYR, from the coding sequence ATGAAATCCGATCCGCGGCCGGCGTACCAGCGCGGCCTCATGTACGCCACGGCCAAGAAGCCGGAGCGGGCCGAGGCGGAGTTCACGAAGGCGATCGCGCTCGATCCGAACCACGCCGACGCGTACCGCTTCCGGGCGCTGGCCCGTTACCGGCTCGCCGTGCTGAAATCGTGGCGGAAGGACGGCGAGAAGGACCGGGCCGCGGCACTGGCCGGGGCCGAGTCCGATCTGGCGGCCGCTCTCGAGCGGGGCGCGCCGGTTCTGGCCGTCCGCCTCCTCCGGGCGCACGTGCGTGACGCGCGGGGCGACCGGGCGGGCGCGGGCGCCGATCGCGCGGCCACCAAGGACGCCGTCCTCAAGACGGAAGCGGACTACCTGGTCCGCGGCTGGGGCCGCCTCGACACCGATCCGAACGGCGCGCTCGCCGACTTCCGGAAAGCCGCCGAACTCAACCCGCGGTCGCTCGTCGCGCTCCAGAACCAGGCGCACGTGCTGGCCGATAAGTTGAAGGACACAGAAGGGGCGCTCGTTGTGGCCACGAAAGTGGCCGACCTCTACCCCGAATTCGCTCCGGCCCGTTCCGGCCGGGCCGTCATTCTGGCCCGACTCGGTCGGCGCGGCGACGCGCACGAGGAGATCGAACGGGCGCGGCAGCTCTCCGAAGACGCGGAGACCACGTACGTGGCCGCCAGCGTCTACTCGATCACCTCGGTGACACACGCCGCCGATCAGACGAAGGCGCTCGACTTGCTCCGGCAAGCGATTCGCGACGGGTACGGCGACCTGGCCACGATGGCGCACGACGCCGACATGAACCCGCTCCGCGCCGTGCAGGAATACCAGAATATCATGCAGGCCGCCAAGAGCCTGTACCGCTAA